The genomic window AAAacaatccaatattgtgcatcttTATTTAACTATTAGGAGGTTTCTGCATTCAGATTCTCTGTCTGTTGGAATGGagtatacatacagtacatacatatatatatatatatatatatatgtgtgtgtatatatatatatatatatatatatacacatatatatgtgtgcgGAAAAAATGGAAGGGATGCACTTTTTCCACCCGAGCACCTGCCctgcaaaatgtctgtgcacggCACTGGTATCAACACTGTGGAAAGTCAGAACTGAAGCCGTTTTGAATATTCAGAATTGGTATTGATAAAGTGAGATTTCTGACAACACGACTCCCTCCCAATATGTTCAATGAAGGGTCCCCAGATCTCAAAGGAATACTTCTGCTCCCACATGTTAATTTGTATATCAATACTCAGCATCAATACTCTTTCTCAAATGCCttacagtgaatgaagaatccaaaaaaggagaaCATTCTTGGTGAACTGAAGTAAAAGGCATCAtcattttacaacagcaaaatatatccaaacatccattcacacaactcatgcagtcaAATCCAAGTCTCACAAACAGGCATTTTGCTAAAACATATTATATGAGGTATAGATGGAGGTTATCTgttcacaaaacaaacaacttttAGTTTGGATGACTCATTGATAATAACCAATAAATGTAACATTCATCTTCGACTACGTATTTCAGCCCTTTCTCTTCTGCTTGCTGCTCAGTTGACTAATTAAATTATGACTGATTACAAATTGATTATAATTAATTATGAAGAATAAAATATCTGGAATTATTCACTTGACAGTATGTTATTTCTAAGcattaaagcagcagcagcagagatgtCACACAGTCAGTGGGTTGAAACTAAACAACAGTGTGGGATGTGCTGCACTTTGATTTGTTGACCAGCATCCAAACTGATAagccttaaaaagaaaaaggcataAGCAGATGTGATGACATTCATCAAGATAAGTCAGTGTATATAAAAGCTGATGATTTCTCCTGTTCAGCACCTCCGCACAGGAAGACCACAGGCTGAcactgaggaagaagaagagaagatcATTCTTCAGCAGGTTTGCTACCACTCTCCTCTCTTTGCTCTCTCTAcatcttctctccttcctctgctgGACTCACTTCCACTGCTCTGTTCACTTCAGCTCCCTTCAGGATTATTAGTCATCTGTCTCTTTCCTTTTAGAGCTCAACCATCATCTCCACCACCAACATGCAGACTGTGTCTCTACTCTTTTGCATCATGATAGCTGTGGCTACAGCTGATGGTGAGTATCAGTGTTAAACTTCCTCTGTGTAGTTTGAACTACAGTACAGGTATAGATCCATGTGTAGACACACTGTATGTATCTGAGAACATGCTAACAAACATGTGATTAATAACTGTGAAAACTGAAATCAGCTGTTGTCACCTGCCTCAATGAAACAAAGAGCAAAGCTTCTATAAACAGACTGATGTGACCAGAGCCAAAGTCAACAGATCAAAGAGGAGGGGGCTCGTCTTGATGACCTCCTGCCCTCACACTCTGCAGCTACACTTGTATTTGCTGTTAAATGACACAATGTTATGACATCACTCACAATACTGTTTGTCAACCCAGATGCAGATGCTCCTTCCTGTCGCAGTCGTTGGTTTAACATAGACGGTCGCTGTTTCCAGTACGTTCCGAGATTATTGAGCTGGTCTGATGCTGAGGTAATCAGGATGTTTTGGATTCAGTGAAACATTTCTGCACTAATTTTATTTGGCTGATGTTGACCTGCACAGCTCCTCTCACTTGGTGTGTTCAGGTTCCTCTTGTTATTTAAAACACTCTGAAATATGTACACCTTTCATTTCCATTGTCTTGCAATGACATGCTGCATTCAGAAgactgtaaatgttaaattcaaGAACACTGTTGAGATGATCAGACTCATGAGAGTAAAATTTGGaccaaatatgaaaacaaaacttttttgtgCTTTGCAGTTCAGATGTTATGAGTCAAAACAGTAAGACCAGGATTTCATTACTTTTGCAAAGTatattacactgaacaaaaatatgaacacaACACTTtcgtttttgctcccatttttcatgagctgaactcaaagatctaaaacattttctatacatacaaaagaccatttccctcaaatattgttcacaaatctgtctaaatttgtgttagtgagcacttctcctttgccgagataatccatcccacctcacaggtgtggcatatcaagatgctgattagacagcatgattattgcacaggtgtgccttatgCTGGCctcaataaaaggccactctgaaatgttcagttttatcacacagcacaatgccacagatgtcgcaagttttgagggagcgtgcaattggcatgctgactgcaggaaatGTCCGCCAGAGCTGTTGCCcctgaattgaatgttcatttctctaccataagccatctccaaaggcgtttcagacagtttggcagtacatccaaccggtctcacaaccgcagaccacgtgtaaccacaccagcccaggacctccacatccagcatgttcacgtccaagatcgtctgagaccagccacccggacagctgctgcaacaatcggtttgcataaccaaagaatttctgcacaaactgtcagaaactgtctcagggaagctcatctgcatgctcgtcgtctTCATCGGGGCttgacctgactgcagttcgtcgtcATAACTGACTtcagtgggcaaatgctcacattcgatagcgtctggcacgttggagaggtgttctcttcacggatgaatcccggttttcactgttcagggcagatggcagacggCGTGTGTGGCATCGTGTGGGTGAGCAGTTTGCTGATGTCAgcgttgtggatcgagtggcccatggtggcggtggggttatggtatgggcaggcgtatgttatggacaaNNNNNNNNNNNNNNNNNNNNNNNNNNNNNNNNNNNNNNNNNNNNNNNNNNNNNNNNNNNNNNNNNNNNNNNNNNNNNNNNNNNNNNNNNNNNNNNNNNNNNNNNNNNNNNNNNNNNNNNNNNNNNNNNNNNNNNNNNNNNNNNNNNNNNNNNNNNNNNNNNNNNNNNNNNNNNNNNNNNNNNNNNNNNNNNNNNNNNNNNNNNNNNNNNNNNNNNNNNNNNNNNNNNNNNNNNNNNNNNNNNNNNNNNNNNNNNNNNNNNNNNNNNNNNNNNNNNNNNNNNNNNNNNNNNNNNNNNNNNNNNNNNNNNNNNNNNNNNNNNNNNNNNNNNNNNNNNNNNNNNNNNNNNNNNNNNNNNNNNNNNNNNNNNNNNNNNNNNNNNNNNNNNNNNNNNNNNNNNNNNNNNNNNNNNNNNNNNNNNNNNNNNNNNNNNNNNNNNNNNNNNNNNNNNNNNNNNNNNNNNNNNNNNNNNNNNNNNNNNNNNNNNNNNNNNNNNNNNNNNNNNNNNNNNNNNNNNNNNNNNNNNNNNNNNNNNNNNNNNNNNNNNNNNNNNNNNNNNNNNNNNNNNNNNNNNNNNNNNNNNNNNNNNNNNNNNNNNNNNNNNNNNNNNNNNNNNNNNNNNNNNNNNNNNNNNNNNNNNNNNNNNNNNNNNNNNNNNNNNNNNNNNNNNNNNNNNNNNNNNNNNNNNNNNNNNNNNATGCTGATGTGGTGATGGTGCTACATGAAAAGTCAGAGAATCAGAGATTTCAGTCAGTCAAGTAATTGTGACCAAAGACACAACTATCTAATTAAAGCTGCCAACgcagcagagacaacagaaCAACAGTGAAGTTAAACATGTGAAACTGTCCATGTTTGAACACTGGAGTAGTCTTCCATTACCTCTTGgacaaataaagcaaaaatggAGTGGCAACGTTGCAGAACTGAAAGTTCTtcagcgtgtaggagaactactgTGGTCCATGTGAAAACCCTAATGGCCCTCTGTAGAGCCAGTATTTGATTGGTCtggtctgggctactgtagaacaacatggtggactttGTGGTAGAGGCCTCACTGCACAAGTAGATATATACATCAGGTTTGAAGggaacgaaaacacaacaagtcttgttttcaggtgattataaactaaaaaatgaatacatggttatgaatattatatacaagTTCTGCTAATATACTGTGTCCCtataaatcctccacactggacttAAACTTCAACCAGCAGTCTCTTGGAGGAGACAAGCAGGTTTACAGCATTAGAGTGCAGCTtctcatctgtctgtgtgtttgtgtgtgtgtctgtccatctCCCCTGTAGAGAAACTGCCAGAGCATGAGCGCACACCTTGCATCGGTGCACAGTATGAAGGAGTATATGGCCATTCAGGATTACATAAATACTTTAACTCTGAGCAATCCAGAAGCTTGGCTTGGAGGCACTGACTGCCAGGAGGTAATTTATCACTCCAACAGGTCTGATCACTGATTGGATGACACTCTCTAATGACATTATTTCTATTCCGTTTCTCTAGAAAAATACTTGGCTCTGGACTGATGGCAGTGACTTTTCCGGTCTGAACTGGTGCCCAGATCATCCTGCAGATCTTGTCCCATCTCAGAGTTGTCTGCAGATGAATTCAAAAGGTAAGTC from Epinephelus moara isolate mb chromosome 8, YSFRI_EMoa_1.0, whole genome shotgun sequence includes these protein-coding regions:
- the LOC126394980 gene encoding type-2 ice-structuring protein-like; this translates as MISPVQHLRTGRPQADTEEEEEKIILQQSSTIISTTNMQTVSLLFCIMIAVATADDADAPSCRSRWFNIDGRCFQYVPRLLSWSDAERNCQSMSAHLASVHSMKEYMAIQDYINTLTLSNPEAWLGGTDCQEKNTWLWTDGSDFSGLNWCPDHPADLVPSQSCLQMNSKETNCWADQLCAFTRSSICAYNL